The genomic DNA AAACTTTAGTCAGGGATGGAACTTTCTGAAGACAAAGTGAAGGTGAGGAGCTCTCCTTGGATGCTATGAAGGGTATGATACTATTTCCAGAACATTCTCAAATCTGTGGCATTGGAAGTTCTTTTGCTTCCACCAGACACAGGATGAAATCagaatatttgttttcctttttgttcatgTTCATGATATGGGGACATAATCTTTCCATCTCTATAGAAATCTCAGACAAAGTCTTTTCATTTAATTCTGACAAACATTTCATTATTTGTGTTGCCAATAATTTACCAAGCCTgggctgggggtgagggagaaagaagagaggCATATGATTAGCGTCACTGAGGACAAATCTGCTTGTATAATGTTAAGTGGAGGTATTATTTAGCATGGATCCCACAATATCTCATTAAATGTATAAAAGAACAGTAGCCTGTTTatcaaaggaaggaaaatacttttcaaattgtttaagcaacaacagaaaaaaatacctgTAGTACCCTCCCGAGGTACATTTCCTTATTCCTTTTATCATCTCTTGATGTGTAATTTTGAACTCCCGTCCTGGAAAGAGAAGGGTGGCCATGACAGCAGCTTTAGAGTGGGTATGAATCACTGCGCCTGCTCCTAGAGGGGAAGAAAAATATCACATGCTCCAGTGACAATGGAATTATATAtcgttgaaaggaaaaaaatatatacatatatatatacacagacacatatattaCTTATTTATGATTATTGACTTGTTTTTCTTGGCATGGAATAATGACTTGATGGTAGGTAGGCGggtagagagaaaggaaggaagagagaaatcgTAATAGAGgagctggaaagcaaaataatgtaAACTTTATCCAGCATGAGGACAATGTACAACACTGCTCACATGCTCAGGCAGTATCTTTCAAATGGTCTCAAGTACAGCTATAATCATCACAGAGATCATAATCATGATACTACCACCACTTAATTAGAGATTcctaggtgccaggcactgcgcAAATCCCCTCCGTGTATGTTATCTCTGAACCGTCACAACCACATTAGAGGTAAATTCCATCTCCCCATTTAATGGTCAAGGAAATGGGGGCTCAGAGATGTTAAATTGCTTGTCTATGGTTCAGATACCAGTGGTAGAACTTGGATTTGAACCTAACTCAGCCTGACCCTTAATTACCAAGTTAGGCTTCATAGGACAGGCTATTTCTTGGTAGCACACAGGACGGTAGGGATTTTAAGGTTTAGATGTAATGGATTTGTATGCTATAAAATCCAGTCAAGGCTATTTTTTGCAATTGGAAGTTTATTTAGCTTTGTGCCAGGAAAGGTTTTTCATGCTTTTACAATCTGTTTCTGAAGTTTTATCCTTTCAATAGCAGCTGATAATGTCCAGGAACCGAACATAGCATGATTACGTACTCAATATTGATTTTATTCAGTGGCTATATGAAAGTTTAATGACTTTATTGCTATGGTTGAGCCAGGACTTCAGTTATAATTTTCTAGGTTCAACCTTTCCAGGCTGGTTTTCTACCACAATTTCTGGGAATTAAAATAAGCCTCCTATTTTTATCTTACAGTAAATTTCTCAAAAAAGAGAGGACCATTCCCACTGCAGTAAAGAAAAGGCCAGAATTCTCCCtatttgtaatataatttatttctaaataaagttcCAGAGGTATAATGCTAAACTAAGAATGAGTATCtgattgtaaatatttataagtAGTCAGTCAATTTGAAAATCTAGGGGAGTCATACTAGGTTGGAATTTGGGCCCCAATACTTACTAGCTATTTATTTAGGGAAAATCTTGCCAGagactctctctatatatacttCATATAACATGGAGTAACAGTGTATCTTCCACATAGGCTGATGTGAGGACTGAATGAGTTAACATATTTAAAGTTCTTgaacatagtaggcattcaaaaaTGTTAACTACAACAATTACCATTATTTAGGGGAGGCTCTTCTGCAAATGTTCATtatgtcaaatacattttctgcCTACCTCTCATTGTATAGGCATTCATAAAAAGAGGAGTACACTGGCTTTTTTTTAGATTCTTAAATGGCGGAGGTCCACTTATGTCCTGTTCATGGATGTCACAAACAAACATGTCTTCAGGCTAtttataaaggggaaaaaagaaaaaaaggcttaTGTTGTATCAGTTAGAAATGTTCCACTTCTTATGTGTGAGTGCtaacatatgtatacattttaactcatattttaaatatccatatgtgattccttaaaaatttttagctattttgagaaataaaaaattttttctactaATAAAAGTATTGTCAAGAGTTAAAAAAATCTTCCTTTagaatttgaagaaaaaagtgatatGGAAAACtaataggtacatattgatttgCTGTCATTTCATCAATTTAGCCTCTCAGCTTTGCCCTGTACTTTCATAACTAGATTTCAGAAAGACTACATAAAGAAATCATTATTCTAAGATGGTTATTAcagtttttttcacatttcacaaTATAAGAGGAATAATACACAGTAAGTAAAATTTTCTTATCCCCTGAGAAACTTAACTGGTGCTCAGAAATGTTAATCTTaattcttattttcattcttaaaatgCTAAGGAATTATATAGATTCACAGATTTGTTTTCCTAGTAATGCATGCATATTTCTGACTTGCAACTTTCATTTGCTAGGGTTTACTACAAACTACAATATGAATGTTTTATTAAAGAAGCATTATGCCTTAGGTAGAAGTATTTGGTGTCTATTTTAACCAGATTTTGCATAATTGGAATTACTTTtctattattaaatataaatcagTTTGGTCCATTCAAGACCATTAATCTGATTACTAGCCTGATAAAGATGGTGTTATAATGCTGCAAAGTTGTAAACACTTTGTAACGATTTAAGATTGTCCTGTTACTCACTTTTGCCCTCTAGAGGTtggatgaaaaggcaaaacaaactgGTTGCTTGGAGGGCACTTAAGCGGTGGacttaaaaacaatttaataGTTTCTTAACAACTGTTTAACAACAGTTCCATAACAACTGTTGTTTACTTAAATTATCACAATATAACCACCCTTTAAAactaatatttcttttaaaattaattccatTTCACAAAACAATAGTCAAATAGAGAAAAGGTGTTTCGGTTTAAGAAGGATCCCTTTATCATACCTGAATCCGCTCCTTTTGCACTCCTGAAGGAGCAATGtagatttcattgctggtgacaCAAAATATAGAAATTggtatttatttaactttaatgTTCCACCATTGCACAAAGAAAATTGTATCCTTGCAATCTAATCAATGATGTTTTTACAAATCAAGTTATACAAATAGCTGCTTGATTTAATTAATGGTACAGACTGTATAGAAGAAAACCAAACTATTTTAATGCCTTTGTAATGCTGGTGACACAGTAAAATGTTGATAGTTTCTTCTGTTTTCTATGTATTCACAtgtacttttaaatttctttgtacAGTGCAAAGTCAATGGTAACCAAGCTTTCATCTGGTTAGGGGaaatgaaaatctgaaaataCAAGTCTTTAGCATCTTTAAACATGAGTAGAGTTTATCCTATTATATCTATAATACAATATTCTAAAATCTAATCTAGGGAGAAAAGGCCATCTAGGACTAGATCTCTGTTTTGCAAGGAACTGGGTTTAATTTTATTGTATGAAATGCTCTTATTACAAAACATGAATTTCAGAGACCTCTGCTGGACAGTTTATTAAATTACAGCATTAACTTTGGTCTACTTTTTGGGTGGAATAGTATGCTTCCCATTTGAAAAGCACATTTATCTTGTGGAAGTATTTGGTAATAAAGCTAAAACACttgcaaaaagttaaaaatataaaaggctACATCTGGAGAGCTCTTTGTTACAGAATGTTGTGCTGAGGGAAATGGTACACTGTACCATTTACCACTAAGTAGTCTCAAATTTGATTTGtaaattaatttcaaaatctTCTCTAAATTCTCTCCACCCTCAACAAAGGTCCTTTGGCTCATTTATCAGTTTCAGGTGTTGCCAGAGGGTACTAAAGAGCTACCACAGCTCGTATACACTCCAGCTTCTGTCACTGAGGCATGGACATATGGACATAAGAAATACTAATTGTTTCATAATGAAAGTGAGGATGATGGCTTTTATTAAATTAAGCTGTCAAAGTTGGGGTTACTAATAAACCTATAGACTTTGGAACTGACAAAGTGTGAGGTGGAATGAGAATTCCTTTAAGGGTCCACTTGTAAATTAAGGTGTAGAAAATAAATGCCTGATAATGGGAGTGAAATCCAAAGCATAGTAAACTACAGTCAAGCATTTGTTTTCACCAAGTGGCTATTGCTTTAGAGCTTGGTTGCATTAGAAAACCATAGAAAGGCACTCCTCTGGAATCAGAGGGCCTTTTATAAGTACCAGGGatccaaatcttttgcccatgtgTAACATGGAAGAAACTCTAGCATCACGGGTGGTACGCAGTCCAATCACCTCCGTTGGTATGTGGACTCATAGGTCTTATTATGTGGGGAGAAACTTATGCAGTCCTGGGAATAATAAAAGTTCAAATAAAAGTTCAAAACAGTCTGCTGGTAAATAAAATTAATCTATAAAGTAAGAAAATCCAGGGTATTTATTCTGTTTATTCAAGTGATTTGGTATGCTAAATCTGTTTTTATTACTGTCTTCATAAAATGGAAATCAGTTTAGAGTTTGATCAAGTTTGGGTAATTAAAGGATTAGTTAAATAGGTTTTAgtataaatacattttacaactgtaaggaaggagatatctggataaaaatataaagatgacagaGCCTTTATTTTAGGAGGGAAACATgccaaagactaaaagtgaacatTTACTTGATAACTACaagccacaaacaaaaagcattttgAATTTCAAGGTACTGTTTTGGAATATGTTTCTCTATATTCCCTGCTCTTTTACTATGTGGTAAGCAAGGGGATAAAACCCAAGAGTTTATAATACATCTATGTtcagttgcttttatttttattcactgactagtcatttaaaaacatcatttaaaTCTTACTATTCCTCAATTATCTTGTCTATGAAATGGGTTTACTAATTTTAATAGCATGCAAAAGGGTTAGTGTCTCTGACACAACTTTATACTGTGAAAACAGGAAATGCCAAGTGTGACTAGTAGGGACCCAACCTAAACACAACAGCTGCTGAGTATACTGGAACTGCCTTGATTACTGGTATATTCTTTGTCCGCCATTTCCTCCTTCTTATTTATCTCTTATGTGTGTCTTAAGCTGTCTTTTATGTACTTCCTTTGGCATCATATAGCAGTACCATAAGTTGGATGGTACCAGCCAAACCTTGGAATCAGTAAATAATTTTATATGCCCAAAGAGCTTATTGACAGTGTTATTTTGGAAACATCATCTATTGGGTTTTCACTTAATTCCAAATTCTAAATATCAGACAAAGAAAACCAAACTTTCATTAACAGCATGAAAGTAATATTGCTGATAAAGTTATTAATGTGGGTTTATTAAGTCATTTAAATATAGGGGAAAACATTTTACTACAAACTAGTCATTCAACTCTGTAAACACACATTTAATAGATTACAAATAGTGCCGTAAAATTGTGGCTGTTTCCACCTGTGACCGCCAGGAGGTGCTCCCTCACccattaagaattaaaaaaaaaaaaaaacagttttcacATATGATGTAACTTTCCTATAAATTGATTGTAATGCTGTAAAacccatttaattttaaaaggtgCTGGTGAGTGTTTTAGGAAGACCACACACAATTTCAGTGCCATGGATCAGTAAGTCTTCTAGAAAGAACACAGCTTTTAtgttatgataaaaaaaattccctcATAAGCTTTGCAATGGCCCCTATCTGCATTCTGTTTTTAACTGCTGTTTCTTCAAGAGCCAGTTAGAAATGGTTATTTTAACTCAATTGGTAGAAAGCTCTATTTTGTACATATATAATTTCTgcatatgcaaaataaaaaacCAGTTACCTAAAGGCAATGTTTAGAATatgatttattataaataatacagatGAAAAACCAAATTACTGGGACTCAACTACTAAAAggataaattaaaaacacaacaatAGATGTTATCATAGGACTTTGCTGTTAACAGGCTAACTTGAAATTTCATTTTGGCAAAATAATCTGAGAGCCTGCAAAATGCTGAATTGACACATTATAACTGGGCTGATAGTTAAAGAAGAGGCAGGGATGCTTGTACAATGTGCTTTGTAGAAGACAAGATTTCCAGACTGAGTGCATCCCCTACCTGTAACTCTTTGACAGTTGTTGACTAAGGCTTCCCCTGTCATTTCCCATAGTTCTATTAAAATTTCATGAGTGATTTAGTAATTTGAAGCAGATGAAATTTCAATGGCATCATCTTGTGGCATGATATAAAATCCATTTTGTTTAAAATGCTCTGACTATATTTTATATTCCATTCCTGTCTATACAATGCAAACTCCTTGGGGgcattactatatatatatatatattcaatattatataaatattgtaGTAATCCAATTTTGTTAAAGAAAGTGTGTTAGGGTAAAGAAATAAATCACATTACTCAGTTTAACATTCAGCCATCAGACAATAATATTCCTAAGACATTTCAGGAGAAAAACATTAATTCTCTTCCAGAAACACTAGAGGGAATGAAATTTTACCACCTCTATTTTCATTGTTAGATTACTTATTCCTTCATTCAATTGGAGGAAAGACATTGAATAAATCTAATGAATAATTAAATactattcatttttctgtttcaagTCCAGTCCCTCTTGTTTTATACTCTGAGCAACATGGACTAGCAGGCACTGTGTCCACTAATAAAGATACAGGCATTTAGAAAGGCTTATTGCCTTTCTTTTGACTCAATAAAAAAGTTTCAGGATttttgatgattagtaatgtgtatttaagtgatttaaaatatgtatctgaACCTTTGGAATAAATCCTATCTATATAGAGGGGactctttatataatttcagACATAATGAACATACTTGGCAGCATGTTATGTAATTCTGGTACTCCAAAGACTGAGGACCAAATTATTCTAATCAGAATTGTGGTTCTTAAAACCTTAGGTATTGTATTTGCAACTTCTATACACTTGTTCCATTCACTTATGCAAATATCTGTTTCTCTATTTAGAAACTAAATACCTTCAGTGTCACATAAAATTGAGCATCAGTTGTCATCTGAACATAAGACATGTTAGGCTCTTGGTGGTCTACTTACATGGAGAACTCCCAGAAGTGAAATCAGCTAGCAACTTACCCATGCTTCAGGCTAATTCCTCCTCCAGTCCCAGTGACCCAGCCCAAATGGTAAAACTGTTTGCAAAGCTCTGGGATCAGGTATCTTGGATGTTCTTTGTCCTTAAAAAGAagacaattatttttcaaatagatGTATTTTATCAAGTGACTATTCTAACTGGCATCTTTATTAAGAAGCCAATTTAAGGAAGTTTAAGAAATCTATCATAAAGTACTATAAGGGAAAAATTATTACaaaacacattttgtttttcatgtttagAAAATCTACTGCATTATTTGACAACTTAGAATTATTCACTACAGGGAAATACAGTCTAACACTATGGAACAAGCTGTAAGAACACCTAGGGAAATGCCCAGTATATATTACAAAGTGCCTGTTGAAATGCTAAATAGAATCTAGTGCCTAAAAGAACATACTTCAGTCTGACCGTGAGATTTTCTTTACACAAAATATCTTATTCAATTAAGGCACAATATACATATTATGATAGCTATATGTATATTCGGTATGTtggttcagttttatttttattttaaaaatgtcttttttctgtAGTGATTATATTGTTTTATCACAAGAGCAATATATACTCATTATGTAATataaagtcaagaaaataaaatacaaagcacTCAGAAACATCACAATACTTTCTTGTTGGCCCATGTCTATGAAGATATGTGTATaggaacatatatatatgtgttggGATAAATATcaagtcttatttatttttattaactatTATTgacttatattagtttcaggtatgcaAAATGAttagatatttgtatatattgtgaaatggctagcacaataagtttagttaaaataagagtattatttttatatgtctaatgattatttttttaggggaaaaaagtctgtcaatgtttccttctttccttaatttaaaattaattttcaaaaaagtaataaagaaagGCAATGAATTTAATTTCGGCAGTATGATAAACAACTGAAAATGctgaaaacaactaaaaatgctgaataaattatttcaagaaCTATTTCAATATAAATTGCTGAGCTAGCAAGAAAGTTAGGTTTCAAGAGAGCCATAAAAGAAATGAGATTGAGTCTACTTGGGAGGGAAGAGAGCATCAAAGCCATAATTTCCCTGAAGGTATATGCAAAGTTGTGGGTGACCCTGAGCTACAATTTTGATAGCTATGCAAAGCACTAGAAAATGAGATAAAACCTAGGGCATGAACAAAATGGGGCATCTAATAAAAGGTCCCTACATGCCCTTGAGACAAGAGGCCATACCCTCCAGCAAGGGCAAATGAGAAATAGACCCACTGCACAGAACAGCACAGCAAGGCAGTTAACCTGTATGAATTTTAGCATTGGACAAAGTGGAAAGAAAATTTTGATTCTAAGAGAGATTATTATTGAACAGACTGAATTTTCAGCTACTTAACTGGATTTCTGAAATTACAGTGTTTTTCCAAATTCgctaatattttacatatatgttgGGTTTTAGGTAAGTATTATGAATGACAATGTGATGGAGTagacttcaaaatataaaattaaaaacatggaaCATTGAGATGTTTCAAGTTCTGCTTCAATACAGGCTTAGGAATTAATGGACACAAAGTCAAACCCATATTACACCATTTACTGCTTATATCTATCACTTGGGTCTCagtttattcatccataaaatgaggacATTATGAGGAATATAAAGATCTATAATGGATATCAAGCATCCAGCACAATGTGTGACACAATATGTGACGGTGCCAATGTTGGTTTCCTTCCCATTTTAATGAGTTAAAAAATTCTTGaattaaaatgaagaagaaacatTTCTTATGTTTGTTCTTATGAAATCTAGTTAAAATTATCAATGCCTTGTATAATTTACTATTTCCTTTTCTGGggaaataaatgatattttaattatatattaaagtACAGCTAATGAGAAGAAGAACTGCAGTTTTTCAATGCTTAAAACCATTAATTTGcttggggggtggagccaagatggcagcgtgagtagagcagcggaaatctccttccaaaaccacatatatctatgaaaatataacaaagacaacccttcctagaataaagaccagaggtcacaggacaatatccagaccacatccgcacctgagagaacccagcgcctcgcgaagggggtaagatacaagccccggccccgcgggagccgagcacccctccccccagctcccggcgggagaagaataggcagagcgggagggagacggagcccaggactgccgaacacccagccccagccatccgggccagagtgcacacacagtacgtgcccaggacaccagaaaagagtgcgaccattttttttttttttttttttttgctgttttgttctggcaagcgctttttggaagtcttaaagggatagggccccccaatactagggaaacagggcagcaagaccggtgagcagatgcctgaggctggcgccggagaataaagaaaaatgagcggccacttttttttttaattaaaaaaaagttttgttttgtttttttaatttaaatttatttatttattttttttggtggtccttgttttgttttggcgggtgctttttggaagtcttaaaggggcagggtgggacacttaatccagaggtagggaatccggggatctctgggcaccctaatcccctgggccgCAGGGAGGGCCCttagggagataaatagcctccaggccgctccccctccaacgcgactccaccactttggagcagaggcccgaaccaggccacgcccacagcaacagcggagataaactccatagcagccgggcaggaagcagaagccctgtctgcgcgcagctgcccagcacaagccactacaggtcgctgttctcccaggagaggagggccacaaaccaacaagaagggaagttcttccagccgtcactcgtcccagctctgcaaactattcctatcaccatgaaaaggcaaagctacaggcagaaaaagatcacagagacaacaccagagaaggagacagacctaaccagtcttcctgacaaagaattcaaaataagaatcataaacatgctgacagagatgcagagaaatacgcaagagaaatgggatgaagtctggagggagatcacagatgtcagaaaggagatcgcagaaatgaaacaaactctggaagggtttataagcagaatggataggatgcaagaggccattgatggaattgaaaccagagaacaggaacgcatagaagctgacatagagagagataaaaggatc from Manis pentadactyla isolate mManPen7 chromosome 9, mManPen7.hap1, whole genome shotgun sequence includes the following:
- the APIP gene encoding methylthioribulose-1-phosphate dehydratase isoform X2 encodes the protein MSGYHAPDGDCCSPRRRAQDKEHPRYLIPELCKQFYHLGWVTGTGGGISLKHGNEIYIAPSGVQKERIQPEDMFVCDIHEQDISGPPPFKNLKKSQCTPLFMNAYTMRGREFKITHQEMIKGIRKCTSGGYYRYDDMLVVPIIENTPEEKDLKERMASAMNEYPDSCAVLVRRHGVYVWGKTWENAKTMCECYDYLFDIAASMKRVGLDPTQFPVEENGIV
- the APIP gene encoding methylthioribulose-1-phosphate dehydratase isoform X1, translated to MSGYHAPDGDCCSPRRRAQDKEHPRYLIPELCKQFYHLGWVTGTGGGISLKHGNEIYIAPSGVQKERIQPEDMFVCDIHEQDISGPPPFKNLKKSQCTPLFMNAYTMRGAGAVIHTHSKAAVMATLLFPGREFKITHQEMIKGIRKCTSGGYYRYDDMLVVPIIENTPEEKDLKERMASAMNEYPDSCAVLVRRHGVYVWGKTWENAKTMCECYDYLFDIAASMKRVGLDPTQFPVEENGIV